One genomic segment of Macadamia integrifolia cultivar HAES 741 unplaced genomic scaffold, SCU_Mint_v3 scaffold3525, whole genome shotgun sequence includes these proteins:
- the LOC122068190 gene encoding L-type lectin-domain containing receptor kinase IX.1-like, giving the protein MVKESPTAASIIVLGVLFWCIRGRKEQDDVILHVPMGPKEFSYDELARATRNFDEEQKLEEGGFGGVYRGFLNDVNKDIAVKRISKGSKQGIKEYASEVKVISRLRHRKLVQLLGWCHQRKELLLVYEFMPNGSLDFHLFRNKGSLTWDLRYKIALDLASALQYLHEGWWEQCIVHRDIKSSNVILDSNFNAKLGDFGLARLVGHDEESRGTTINVAGTTDGYNLVSKTTNVAGTMGYMAPEYEITGMATKESDIYSFGVVLLKISCGRRSVEIIKINPSERSLVNWVWELYGTQKHLEAADPSQGMDFDKRQVECLMVVGLWCAHPDCKRRPSIEKAIHVLQFDAPLPILPSKMPVFTYQSSPNVRPTAAPLIPPS; this is encoded by the coding sequence atggtaaaagaATCCCCAACAGCCGCTTCAATTATTGTCTTGGGGGTTCTATTTTGGTGTATCAGGGGGAGAAAGGAACAAGATGATGTGATCTTACATGTCCCCATGGGACCTAAGGAGTTCTCGTATGATGAATTGGCTCGAGCAACTAGGAACTTCGATGAGGAACAAAAGCTCGAAGAGGGAGGATTTGGAGGTGTTTACAGAGGTTTCTTGAATGATGTCAACAAGGATATTGCTGTGAAGAGGATCTCTAAGGGGTCTAAGCAAGGGATAAAGGAATATGCATCGGAGGTGAAAGTCATTAGTCGTTTGCGGCATAGGAAGCTCGTCCAACTTCTTGGTTGGTGCCACCAAAGGAAAGAGCTACTTCTTGTGTATGAGTTCATGCCCAATGGAAGCCTTGATTTCCATCTATTTCGAAACAAAGGTTCCTTGACATGGGATTTGAGGTACAAGATAGCTCTTGACTTGGCCTCTGCATTACAGTATTTGCATGAAGGGTGGTGGGAGCAATGCATCGTCCACAGGGATATTAAATCTAGCAATGTGATTCTAGATTCCAATTTCAATGCTAAACTTGGGGATTTCGGTTTGGCTAGGCTTGTGGGACATGACGAAGAGTCACGAGGAACCACCATTAATGTAGCTGGTACCACAGATGGATATAATTTGGTGTCAAAAACAACCAATGTAGCTGGTACAATGGGATACATGGCACCCGAATATGAGATTACTGGGATGGCTACCAAAGAATCTGATATCTATAGCTTTGGGGTTGTTCTCTTAAAAATTTCTTGTGGGAGAAGGTCCGTTGAGATAATTAAGATCAACCCAAGTGAAAGAAGTTTGGTAAACTGGGTTTGGGAGCTCTATGGAACACAAAAACATCTTGAAGCCGCTGACCCAAGTCAAGGTATGGATTTTGACAAGCGACAAGTAGAGTGCTTGATGGTTGTTGGGCTATGGTGTGCTCACCCAGACTGCAAACGCCGACCGTCCATCGAAAAAGCTATTCATGTTCTCCAATTTGATGCTCCACTGCCCATTCTCCCAAGTAAGATGCCTGTGTTCACATATCAATCCTCACCCAATGTTCGTCCAACAGCTGCACCACTGATTCCGCCAAGTTAA